Proteins encoded within one genomic window of Acidimicrobiales bacterium:
- a CDS encoding methyltransferase: MTVATCDFGPLTVAYDERVLTPRPWTLLQSRWAAELSPELPDGPILELCAGAGHIGLAAAVLTGRPLVQVECDPTAAAFATRNARAAGVRNHEMRVTTIDAATFVGETFPLILADPPYLPTADVERFPDDPRRAIDGGRDGLTYVRTCIAIAALHLAAPGALLLQLRGPAQANSVGARTIRAHDDERAVALLTRNEIERCAIG, translated from the coding sequence GTGACGGTCGCCACCTGCGACTTCGGTCCGTTGACCGTCGCCTACGACGAGCGCGTGCTCACGCCCCGACCGTGGACACTCCTGCAAAGCCGGTGGGCGGCCGAGCTTTCACCGGAACTCCCCGACGGGCCGATCCTCGAACTATGCGCCGGGGCCGGCCACATCGGTCTCGCCGCCGCCGTCCTCACCGGGCGCCCACTCGTACAGGTCGAGTGTGACCCGACCGCCGCCGCGTTTGCGACGCGGAACGCGCGCGCGGCGGGCGTGCGCAACCACGAGATGCGCGTCACCACGATCGACGCGGCGACCTTCGTCGGCGAGACGTTCCCGCTGATCCTCGCCGACCCGCCGTATCTGCCAACGGCTGACGTCGAGCGCTTTCCCGACGACCCCCGCCGCGCCATCGACGGCGGTCGTGACGGGCTGACCTACGTGCGCACGTGCATCGCCATTGCGGCGCTGCACCTCGCCGCGCCGGGCGCGCTTCTCCTTCAGTTGCGCGGGCCGGCACAAGCAAACTCCGTGGGCGCGCGCACCATCCGTGCACACGACGACGAGCGCGCCGTTGCGTTGCTCACCCGCAACGAGATTGAACGTTGCGCGATTGGGTAA
- a CDS encoding DUF6582 domain-containing protein, which yields MATSKLTTKKQNDLPDRAFAFTKKRKEPLVDAKHVRNAIARFDQVEDVTNAERDAAWKKIRAAAKKFDIEVEAKDWRELTK from the coding sequence ATGGCAACGAGCAAGCTGACCACGAAGAAACAGAACGATCTTCCTGACCGGGCCTTCGCGTTCACCAAAAAGCGCAAGGAACCGCTCGTCGACGCCAAGCACGTCCGCAACGCCATCGCCCGGTTCGACCAGGTCGAAGACGTCACCAACGCCGAGCGCGACGCAGCGTGGAAGAAGATCCGCGCCGCGGCCAAGAAGTTCGACATCGAGGTGGAAGCGAAGGACTGGCGCGAACTCACCAAGTGA